One window of the Diachasmimorpha longicaudata isolate KC_UGA_2023 chromosome 9, iyDiaLong2, whole genome shotgun sequence genome contains the following:
- the LOC135166293 gene encoding lys-63-specific deubiquitinase BRCC36-like has protein sequence MKMNSSLKRVELQADVYMTCLQHALSTENYEVMGLLIGTMIEDVAQISAVIILRRLDKKKDRVEISPEQLMKATAEAERFASESGLPIRVIGWYHSHPHITVCPSHVDVGTQATYQMMDSGFVGLIFSVFSEVKDTKEQEVFLACFQSQNNEAVEIPLQIVYTSEISDRCLKTMIQLPRILDQEEENAADSCVNNTDPLATIYNDAVKTRQFAHITDIITRPLILSLESRIEMNRIRVNQLRKELAVLQNIQIH, from the exons ATGAAGATGAACAGTTCCCTGAAGAGGGTTGAGTTACAAGCGGACGTGTATATGACGTGTTTGCAACATGCATTGTCCACTGAGAATTACGAGGTCATGGGATTGCTGATTGGAACC ATGATCGAAGATGTTGCGCAGATTTCTGCTGTAATAATTCTTCGACGACTCGATAAGAAGAAAGACAGAGTTGAAATATCACCTGAGCAGCTGATGAAAGCCACTGCTGAAGCTGAGAGGTTTGCTAGTGAGTCTGGACTTCCCATCAGGGTCATTGGATGGTATCACAGCCATCCACATATTACAGTTTGTCCTTCTCACGTTG ACGTGGGAACACAGGCAACATATCAAATGATGGATTCAGGATTCGTTGGActcattttttcggttttctcAGAGGTTAAGGACACAAAG GAGCAAGAGGTCTTCTTGGCGTGTTTTCAATCGCAGAATAATGAAGCTGTTGAAATTCCTCTGCAAATTGTTTACACCAGTGAAATATCCGATCGATGTCTCAAA ACTATGATTCAACTTCCAAGAATCCTCGACCAAGAAGAGGAGAACGCAGCAGACTCGTGTGTAAATAATACAGATCCACTAGCAACAATTTACAACGATGCTGTAAAAACTCGTCAATTTGCTCACATAACCGACATCATCACTCGACCCCTGATACTATCCCTGGAATCGAGAATCGAGATGAATCGAATTCGTGTCAATCAACTTCGAAAAGAACTCGCCGTACTGCAAAACATTCAGATTCATTGA
- the LOC135166248 gene encoding D-glucuronyl C5-epimerase B isoform X1 — MGERQESIAMFYMMMRINFKTILIVLIVAVLSSILTSWNGCGTGYFLRNGHFQHRKDRLANVEPDYQEIDCNINGGYLISCRREGVEVYIPFSFIHKYFEVYGKLVTYDGLERFDWLHSYSKIVSPKGKYDSRGVFMTFENYNVEVRDRVKCVTGLDGVPMSTQWESQGYYYPTQIAQFGLSHYSKNLTEPEPHKKIIEDGERNKQNWIVPQGSVMSRPYDIKTNSYVLKYASPETSTSSGIFLNLDHVLSFVLKLDLSIKDNGSITVVMQHRDRKDSYYLHYVTTSIVLDSINNHIYYGIGSTNNQWRRLTRDLVVDLQKGLTFNEKGKYKKLSRSKLKVLRIILNGSGKIDNVTLSTSEHMEQFYDSAKWFVNNQNVTSGGWANPVRRKVASGMGTLEPGWYSAMGQGHGISVLSRAYYHSQDDKYLQAAVRALRPFRVASNKGGVAASFFDKFVWYEEYPTSPSSFILNGFIYSLIGLYDLKSIATGKDAEEAAELFDKGMMSLKNMLTLYDTGYGTTYDLRHFTLKTAPNLARWDYHSTHINQLLLLSTIDSDQLFGVTAERWIGYMNGKRAAHN, encoded by the exons ATGGGCGAGAGACAGGAATCAATTGCCAT GTTCTACATGATGATGAGGATTAACTTCAAGACGATCCTGATTGTATTGATTGTCGCAGTTTTGAGCTCAATATTGACATCATGGAATGGCTGTGGGACGGGTTATTTTTTGAGAAATGGCCATTTTCAACACAGG aAGGATCGTCTTGCGAATGTGGAACCAGACTATCAAGAAATTGACTGCAATATCAACGGCGGATACTTAATAAGTTGTCGACGTGAAGGAGTTGAAGTCTACATTCCCTTCTCCTTCATTCACAAGTACTTTGAG gtTTATGGCAAACTGGTGACATACGATGGTCTCGAGAGATTCGACTGGCTCCACAGTTACTCGAAAATAGTCAGTCCCAAGGGTAAATACGATTCCCGAGGTGTTTTCAtgacatttgaaaattataacgTCGAAGTACGTGACAGAGTTAAATGTGTCACTGGCCTGGACGGTGTGCCAATGTCAACTCAGTGGGAGAGTCAGGGCTACTATTATCCAACACAAATCGCCCAATTTGGTCTGTCCCATTACAGCAAAAATCTGACGGAGCCAGAGcctcacaaaaaaatcattgaagatggtgagagaaataaacaaaattggaTTGTACCACAGGGATCTGTCATGTCACGTCCCTACGACATTAAAACAAACAGTTACGTATTGAAATATGCCTCCCCTGAGACCAGCACGTCCAGTggaattttcctcaatttagaTCATGTCCTCTCGTTTGTACTGAAATTGGATCTCAGTATAAAGGACAATGGCAGCATCACCGTTGTCATGCAGCATCGAGATAGAAAGGACTCTTACTATTTACATTACGTGACCACGAGTATCGTCCTCGATTCAATCAACAATCATATTTATTACGGAATTGGAAGTACAAATAATCAATGGAGAAGACTCACGAGGGATTTGGTGGTTGATTTGCAGAAGGGTTTGACCTTCAATGAGAAAGGAAAGTATAAAAAACTCTCCAGATCTAAATTAAAAGTTCTGAGGATCATCCTGAATGGCTCCGGAAAAATTGACAATGTCACACTGTCAACGAGTGAACATATGGAGCAGTTTTACGACTCTGCCAAGTGGTTTGTCAATAATCAGAATGTGACGTCTGGTGGTTGGGCCAATCCAGTCAGGAGAAAAGTTGCCAGTGGTATGGGAACACTGGAGCCCGGTTGGTACTCAGCAATGGGACAGGGACATGGAATTTCGGTTCTGTCGAGGGCTTATTATCACTCGCAGGATGATAAGTATCTTCAGGCTGCTGTCAGGGCACTCAGGCCCTTTCGGGTGGCTTCTAATAAAGGAGGTGTTGCTGCCagtttttttgataaatttgtcTGGTACGAGGAGTATCCAACGAGCCCTTCTTCGTTTATTCTGAATGGTTTTATCTACTCACTCATTGGATTGTACGATTTGAAGTCAATCGCTACTGGTAAGGATGCTGAGGAGGCTGCTGAACTGTTTGACAAAGGCATGATGTCACTTAAAAATATGCTGACACTCTATGACACTGGGTATGGAACTACTTATGATCTACGACATTTTACCTTGAAAACAGCACCTAATCTCGCCAGGTGGGATTATCATTCTACTCATATTAATCAGCTGCTTTTGCTCAGTACCATTGACAGTGATCAGTTGTTTGGGGTCACTGCAGAGAGATGGATTGGGTATATGAATGGAAAAAGAGCTgctcataattaa
- the LOC135166248 gene encoding D-glucuronyl C5-epimerase B isoform X2: protein MGERQESIAMFYMMMRINFKTILIVLIVAVLSSILTSWNGCGTGYFLRNGHFQHRDRLANVEPDYQEIDCNINGGYLISCRREGVEVYIPFSFIHKYFEVYGKLVTYDGLERFDWLHSYSKIVSPKGKYDSRGVFMTFENYNVEVRDRVKCVTGLDGVPMSTQWESQGYYYPTQIAQFGLSHYSKNLTEPEPHKKIIEDGERNKQNWIVPQGSVMSRPYDIKTNSYVLKYASPETSTSSGIFLNLDHVLSFVLKLDLSIKDNGSITVVMQHRDRKDSYYLHYVTTSIVLDSINNHIYYGIGSTNNQWRRLTRDLVVDLQKGLTFNEKGKYKKLSRSKLKVLRIILNGSGKIDNVTLSTSEHMEQFYDSAKWFVNNQNVTSGGWANPVRRKVASGMGTLEPGWYSAMGQGHGISVLSRAYYHSQDDKYLQAAVRALRPFRVASNKGGVAASFFDKFVWYEEYPTSPSSFILNGFIYSLIGLYDLKSIATGKDAEEAAELFDKGMMSLKNMLTLYDTGYGTTYDLRHFTLKTAPNLARWDYHSTHINQLLLLSTIDSDQLFGVTAERWIGYMNGKRAAHN, encoded by the exons ATGGGCGAGAGACAGGAATCAATTGCCAT GTTCTACATGATGATGAGGATTAACTTCAAGACGATCCTGATTGTATTGATTGTCGCAGTTTTGAGCTCAATATTGACATCATGGAATGGCTGTGGGACGGGTTATTTTTTGAGAAATGGCCATTTTCAACACAGG GATCGTCTTGCGAATGTGGAACCAGACTATCAAGAAATTGACTGCAATATCAACGGCGGATACTTAATAAGTTGTCGACGTGAAGGAGTTGAAGTCTACATTCCCTTCTCCTTCATTCACAAGTACTTTGAG gtTTATGGCAAACTGGTGACATACGATGGTCTCGAGAGATTCGACTGGCTCCACAGTTACTCGAAAATAGTCAGTCCCAAGGGTAAATACGATTCCCGAGGTGTTTTCAtgacatttgaaaattataacgTCGAAGTACGTGACAGAGTTAAATGTGTCACTGGCCTGGACGGTGTGCCAATGTCAACTCAGTGGGAGAGTCAGGGCTACTATTATCCAACACAAATCGCCCAATTTGGTCTGTCCCATTACAGCAAAAATCTGACGGAGCCAGAGcctcacaaaaaaatcattgaagatggtgagagaaataaacaaaattggaTTGTACCACAGGGATCTGTCATGTCACGTCCCTACGACATTAAAACAAACAGTTACGTATTGAAATATGCCTCCCCTGAGACCAGCACGTCCAGTggaattttcctcaatttagaTCATGTCCTCTCGTTTGTACTGAAATTGGATCTCAGTATAAAGGACAATGGCAGCATCACCGTTGTCATGCAGCATCGAGATAGAAAGGACTCTTACTATTTACATTACGTGACCACGAGTATCGTCCTCGATTCAATCAACAATCATATTTATTACGGAATTGGAAGTACAAATAATCAATGGAGAAGACTCACGAGGGATTTGGTGGTTGATTTGCAGAAGGGTTTGACCTTCAATGAGAAAGGAAAGTATAAAAAACTCTCCAGATCTAAATTAAAAGTTCTGAGGATCATCCTGAATGGCTCCGGAAAAATTGACAATGTCACACTGTCAACGAGTGAACATATGGAGCAGTTTTACGACTCTGCCAAGTGGTTTGTCAATAATCAGAATGTGACGTCTGGTGGTTGGGCCAATCCAGTCAGGAGAAAAGTTGCCAGTGGTATGGGAACACTGGAGCCCGGTTGGTACTCAGCAATGGGACAGGGACATGGAATTTCGGTTCTGTCGAGGGCTTATTATCACTCGCAGGATGATAAGTATCTTCAGGCTGCTGTCAGGGCACTCAGGCCCTTTCGGGTGGCTTCTAATAAAGGAGGTGTTGCTGCCagtttttttgataaatttgtcTGGTACGAGGAGTATCCAACGAGCCCTTCTTCGTTTATTCTGAATGGTTTTATCTACTCACTCATTGGATTGTACGATTTGAAGTCAATCGCTACTGGTAAGGATGCTGAGGAGGCTGCTGAACTGTTTGACAAAGGCATGATGTCACTTAAAAATATGCTGACACTCTATGACACTGGGTATGGAACTACTTATGATCTACGACATTTTACCTTGAAAACAGCACCTAATCTCGCCAGGTGGGATTATCATTCTACTCATATTAATCAGCTGCTTTTGCTCAGTACCATTGACAGTGATCAGTTGTTTGGGGTCACTGCAGAGAGATGGATTGGGTATATGAATGGAAAAAGAGCTgctcataattaa
- the LOC135166251 gene encoding coenzyme Q-binding protein COQ10 homolog B, mitochondrial, whose protein sequence is MMLYYRSVYSREKYILQKWGCLWEQWRRLFTTPQEKRNRTREYEGRKLIGFSMEQIYTVVADIENYKKFVPFCKKSDILWRGDDAVNASLSIGFPPLNESYTSHVTMHKPYFVKAVCTDGKLFNHLNTLWIFSPGLKNNVNTCVIDFSLSFEFKSVLHSQLSNLFFNEIVRQMENAFLDEAHNRYGRPCIKTVRLER, encoded by the exons ATGATGCTGTATTACAGGAGTGTTTAttcaagagaaaaatatattttacaaaaatgGGGATGTCTGTGGGAACAGTGGAGGCGACTGTTTACGACTCCACAAGAGAAACGTAACAGAACGAGAGAATATGAGGGTCGAAAATTAATCGG GTTTTCAATGGAGCAAATTTACACAGTCGTAGCTGATATCgagaattacaaaaaattcgtgccattttgtaaaaaatcagACATATTATGGCGTGGTGATGATGCTGTCAATGCTAGTCTATCAATTGGATTTCCACCCCTCAACGAGAGTTACACATCACACGTTACAATGCACAAACCCTACTTTGTCAAGGCTGTATGTACAGATggtaaattattcaatcactTGAATACTCTCTGGATATTCAGTCcaggattgaaaaataatgtcaacACATGtgtcattgatttttccctgtcatttgaatttaaatcaGTGCTGCATTCTCAACTGTCAAATTTATTCTTCAACGAGATAGTGAGACAGATGGAGAATGCATTTCTCGACGAGGCTCACAACAGATATGGTAGGCCATGTATCAAGACAGTCAGACTGGAAAGATAG
- the LOC135166249 gene encoding uncharacterized protein LOC135166249, which yields MANLRPAWRHCLKQVRCFHLSSAQNAEARLKTFSIYRWNPDKPDEKPYMQDYSVDLTTCGPMVLDALIKIKNEIDPSLTFRRSCREGICGSCAMNIGGTNTLACISKIDSDVKNTSKIYPLPHMYIVKDLVPDMNNFYNQYKSIQPWLQRSDGKKVGTQQYLQSVDDRKKLDGLYECILCACCSTSCPSYWWNGDKYLGPAVLMQAYRWIIDSRDTQTKERLDKLRDPFSVYRCHTIMNCTRTCPKGLNPGKAIAEIKKLLGNVIQKDKPGLNTTALHN from the exons ATGGCAAATCTGAGACCAGCTTGGAGGCATTGTTTAAAACAA GTGAGGTGTTTTCACCTCTCGTCGGCTCAAAATGCTGAGGCCAGACTCAAGACCTTCTCAATATATCGGTGGAATCCTGATAAACCTGATGAGAAACCGTACATGCAGGATTACAGTGTTGATCTCACTACCTGTGGTCCAATGGTTCTGGATGCTCTGATTAAAATTAAGAATGAAATTGATCCGTCTCTGACATTCAGAAGATCGTGCAGAGAGGGCATTTGTGGGTCTTGTGCCATGAACATTGGGGGAACCAATACGTTGGCTTGCATCAGCAAAATCGACAGCGATGTCAAGAACACGAGCAAAATTTATCCTCTACCGCATATGTACATCGTTAAGGATCTTGTTCCTGATATGAACAACTTCTACAATCAGTACAAAAGCATTCAGCCATGGCTTCAACGTAGTGATGGAAAGAAAGTTGGGACACAACAGTATCTGCAGAGTGTTGATGATCGGAAAAAATTG GATGGTCTCTACGAGTGCATTCTGTGCGCTTGCTGCAGTACCTCGTGCCCCAGCTACTGGTGGAATGGAGATAAATATCTTGGACCAGCTGTGCTCATGCAG GCATACAGGTGGATCATTGACTCTCGGGACACTCAGACTAAGGAGCGATTGGACAAATTACGTGATCCATTCTCAGTGTATCGATGCCACACTATTATGAATTGCACTAGAACATGCCCGAAAGGCCTCAATCCTGGTAAAGCAATAGCAGAGATTAAGAAATTACTTGGCAACGTCATTCAGAAGGACAAACCGGGTCTCAATACCACAGCGCTGCACAACTGA
- the LOC135166250 gene encoding chymotrypsin-2-like, whose amino-acid sequence MDIWRIFVAIAAVVALSSGATIERIVGGRDAPAGKYPYQVSLQKNNRHFCGGSIINKRWILTAAHCLRGQSPSAIRVLVGTNSLSNGTQYYQCGFLKWHEKFTPILIHNDIAVLQVTQDIEFNVNVQAVKLPKKNFNEIDTPATLTGWGTTVLNGRVPDKLQWLQVKVISQLKCKLRHWLLTSSQICTLTKRGEGACHGDSGGPLVSKGYQIGIVSYGLPCALGSPDVFTRVYSFVDWINSTIKENTL is encoded by the exons ATGGATATTTGGAGGATTTTTGTGGCCATCGCTGCAGTTGTGGCGCTCAGCTCTg GAGCGACGATTGAGCGAATAGTGGGGGGCAGGGACGCTCCTGCGGGGAAATATCCTTATCAAGTGTCTCTGCAGAAAAATAATCGTCATTTTTGCGGTGGGAGTATAATTAATAAACGATGGATTCTCACTGCAGCTCACTGTCTTCGAGG GCAATCTCCTTCGGCTATAAGAGTACTCGTTGGCACCAATTCACTGTCAAATGGAACCCAATATTATCAAtgtggatttttaaaatggcatgaaaaattcactccTATCCTCATTCATAACGACATTGCTGTACTTCAAGTTACGCAAGATATTGAGTTCAATGTGAATGTTCAAGCCGTTAAATTACCAAagaagaattttaatgaaattgacacTCCTGCCACACTGACGGGCTGGGGCACAACTGtg CTCAACGGACGTGTTCCCGATAAGCTTCAATGGCTCCAAGTTAAGGTCATATCACAGTTGAAATGTAAGTTGAGACATTGGCTCCTAACGAGCTCTCAGATTTGTACATTGACCAAACGCGGCGAGGGCGCCTGTCAC GGAGATTCTGGTGGGCCTCTGGTGTCAAAGGGCTACCAAATAGGGATTGTATCTTATGGTCTTCCATGCGCCCTAGGGAGTCCCGATGTATTCACGAGGGTTTACAGTTTTGTCGACTGGATAAACTCAACTATCAAAGAAAATACCCTGTAA